The genomic window AGTTCTTTATCTTGCTTATAGTTATAATAATAAGTGTTCTCCATCATCCTTCCGAGTTCCACATGATCACAATTCAAATAACAGTCCCACTAAACAGTTTTCACGCTCTTGCTTGTATTCAGGTAACTAAAAACCCACTTACATCTTTCAGCTCTCttgtgttttttaattttttatatttactcTGTTATTCGTCACTCATGACTATTTAATACTTTATAAAAATTGTATATTATTGAATGTAATTGTTATTAGATATattaaattttagataaaaatttaaatatagtcctcgtaaaattaataattgaaaatAATTAGATAATTTGACATTTTTAATTAAACTGcatctaataattttttattattaacttaATATACATTTGAGTTTCAACCTAAATTTTAAACCAATTTATAATAGTCGAGTAATCAACTTATTTTTTTCGCTtaaaaaaatgtgaaaattttaaattttatctgcTTACctgaattttaatttatttcatgatTTTTAGGGGAGAAAAAAAGGAATAAGAAGAAGAGGGTAAAGTTTGCAGAGAATGTGATGGTGAAGGAaataagagaagaaaagaaagaagaagaacaaaggaaaaagcaaaaCAGAGAAAGAAGCAAAAATTGCATGAACCAAACAAAGAAAATGCCAGCAAACAGAATCGCTCTGTATAACGGGATTATGAGAGATCGAGGCAACAGAATTGCTTGTTGACTTGTTGTTAATGATTCTTATACAATTTTCCTTTAGATTTTCTTGTTTGATCAT from Arachis ipaensis cultivar K30076 chromosome B09, Araip1.1, whole genome shotgun sequence includes these protein-coding regions:
- the LOC107614670 gene encoding uncharacterized protein LOC107614670 is translated as MASILQGIVLTTVILVSGTVLYLAYSYNNKCSPSSFRVPHDHNSNNSPTKQFSRSCLYSGEKKRNKKKRVKFAENVMVKEIREEKKEEEQRKKQNRERSKNCMNQTKKMPANRIALYNGIMRDRGNRIAC